In Halopseudomonas xinjiangensis, a single genomic region encodes these proteins:
- a CDS encoding (2Fe-2S)-binding protein, producing the protein MTDNKQPETGRSACAISLDLNGQRREIEVHPWTTLLDLLREQLSLTGTKKGCDHGQCGACTVLRDGVRINSCLTLAVMVDGASITTIEGLADGEKLHPMQSAFVEHDAFQCGYCTPGQICSAVGMVNEGRAHSPDEIREQMSGNICRCGAYPNILSAIEAAMSETQTPLGKDATAPQSAREVRS; encoded by the coding sequence ATGACCGATAATAAACAACCCGAGACAGGCCGCTCTGCCTGCGCGATCAGCCTTGACCTGAACGGCCAGCGCCGCGAGATCGAGGTGCATCCCTGGACCACATTGCTCGACTTGCTTCGGGAACAACTGAGCCTGACCGGCACCAAGAAGGGCTGTGACCACGGCCAGTGCGGCGCCTGCACCGTGTTGCGAGACGGTGTTCGCATCAACTCCTGTCTTACTTTGGCCGTCATGGTCGATGGGGCTTCGATCACAACCATCGAAGGGCTGGCCGACGGGGAGAAGCTCCATCCCATGCAGTCCGCGTTCGTCGAGCATGACGCCTTCCAGTGCGGCTACTGCACGCCTGGGCAGATATGCTCGGCTGTGGGTATGGTCAACGAGGGGCGGGCGCACAGCCCTGACGAGATCCGCGAACAGATGAGCGGAAACATCTGTCGCTGCGGAGCGTACCCGAACATCCTCAGCGCCATCGAGGCGGCAATGTCCGAGACGCAGACCCCGTTGGGGAAAGACGCTACCGCGCCGCAGTCAGCGAGGGAGGTGCGCTCATGA
- a CDS encoding nucleotidyltransferase family protein yields MPNPNEGICALVLSAGQGSRYRAHHDQDKLLAASFSDADSPPVLEATLTALRGVAERTVVVVRADNHPLRQWLASNAGALQAEVFAVQTNGLGHSLAQAVARFPARRGWLVALGDMPYVTRDSLFKVVAEINESNVVVPTFNGQRGHPRGIGTAHWAALLELDGDAGAQTLFSGEQPIVEVALDDPGVLQDIDRPGDRRSSAE; encoded by the coding sequence GTGCCTAATCCCAACGAAGGCATCTGCGCCCTGGTGTTGTCTGCCGGGCAGGGGAGCCGTTATCGCGCCCATCATGACCAGGACAAGCTGCTCGCAGCCAGTTTCAGCGACGCTGATTCTCCCCCAGTGCTTGAGGCAACCCTGACCGCTTTGCGTGGCGTTGCCGAGCGCACGGTCGTCGTCGTCAGGGCGGACAATCACCCGCTTCGCCAATGGCTCGCCTCAAACGCCGGCGCACTTCAGGCCGAGGTGTTTGCAGTCCAGACCAACGGACTGGGCCACAGCCTGGCCCAGGCGGTCGCTCGTTTCCCGGCCCGTCGCGGCTGGCTGGTCGCCCTTGGCGACATGCCGTATGTCACACGGGACTCGCTTTTCAAGGTCGTCGCGGAGATCAACGAATCGAACGTGGTGGTGCCGACCTTCAACGGCCAGCGCGGGCATCCGCGTGGCATCGGCACAGCGCACTGGGCCGCATTGCTCGAACTGGACGGTGACGCCGGTGCTCAAACGCTGTTCTCCGGTGAGCAACCGATCGTGGAGGTAGCACTAGACGATCCAGGCGTGCTGCAGGATATCGACCGTCCGGGAGATAGGCGTTCATCGGCTGAATAG
- a CDS encoding XdhC family protein, with the protein MDNVDLAVLRSARDWMHQGHPVVLYTVIETWGSAPRPVGSLLALRSDGRVEGSVSGGCIEDDLLRSAEHAQSGCKIISYGVSQEESARFGLPCGGTVRLLCESLGDSRWVEDVVARCEQHERVIRQVDIATGQVSLVSARGGEKLRFDGTTLYAPYGPAWRLMLVGAGQLSRYVAELAGALGFEVFVCDPRPGYEHDWAAAGVRFIGGMPDDAVAQLGLDAHTAVVALTHDPVLDDLALLQALRSDALYVGALGSRRNNERRRTRLIELGLTEAEVKRLHGPIGLPIGSRTPPEIALSLMAEVVAIRNGAQQQSPGALRCA; encoded by the coding sequence GTGGATAACGTCGATCTCGCGGTGTTGCGCAGCGCCCGCGACTGGATGCATCAGGGCCATCCGGTCGTGCTATATACCGTCATCGAAACCTGGGGGAGCGCGCCGCGGCCGGTCGGCTCGCTGCTCGCCTTGCGTAGCGACGGCCGAGTCGAAGGATCCGTGTCCGGCGGGTGTATCGAGGACGATTTGCTGCGCTCGGCCGAGCATGCTCAGAGTGGCTGCAAGATCATCAGTTACGGTGTAAGCCAGGAGGAATCGGCGCGCTTCGGCCTGCCGTGCGGCGGGACCGTCCGACTGTTGTGCGAATCGTTGGGCGACAGTCGCTGGGTCGAGGACGTTGTTGCTCGCTGCGAGCAACATGAACGTGTGATCCGACAGGTCGACATCGCTACAGGACAGGTGTCGCTGGTGTCTGCACGCGGCGGTGAAAAGCTCCGGTTCGACGGGACCACTCTGTACGCGCCTTACGGCCCGGCCTGGCGACTGATGCTGGTCGGTGCCGGACAGCTCTCGCGCTATGTGGCGGAGCTTGCCGGCGCGCTCGGATTCGAAGTATTTGTCTGCGACCCACGCCCCGGCTACGAACATGACTGGGCTGCGGCCGGCGTACGCTTCATCGGGGGCATGCCGGATGATGCCGTCGCACAGCTTGGCCTGGACGCTCATACCGCGGTGGTCGCCTTGACCCATGACCCGGTCCTGGATGATCTTGCCTTGCTCCAGGCGTTGCGCTCGGATGCGCTGTATGTCGGTGCCCTTGGCTCACGGCGCAACAACGAGCGCCGCCGCACAAGGTTGATCGAGCTGGGTCTCACCGAGGCCGAAGTGAAGCGCCTGCATGGTCCCATAGGCTTGCCTATCGGTAGCCGTACCCCACCCGAAATCGCGCTTTCGTTGATGGCCGAGGTCGTAGCCATCCGTAACGGGGCTCAGCAACAGTCACCTGGGGCGCTGCGCTGTGCCTAA